From Arachis hypogaea cultivar Tifrunner chromosome 3, arahy.Tifrunner.gnm2.J5K5, whole genome shotgun sequence:
TACTATTTAATAGTAGTGATTAATGAGGTACTGAGATAAATTTTATACTCTCTTGTTCATTATTTTGttgtcaattttattttttgtgaatCTCATTTAAGTTAGAATCTAATGTCTAaattttatctttctattttgacaaatatttattaatcattaatctctatatataataagtataattttaatatttaattttgactATTTATACTTAAGGAAAGATGTCAAATTCTAGAGAGACTGTTtccaatattttatatttttaaagttttatttaaaaaatagtttaattttttttataaaaatctaaagagaaaaaatagaaatgataataaaaagtattttttaccAATCTAATAGGCCAATGTTGAACtcgaataaattttttaaaaagaatgaaTCATCTAAAAAGTAAGTTCAATTGTTTGTAATTAGACATTGGGCTTTGAGCCCCTTTTGTATTGGACAGAAAATGTCCAGAAGTTCGAATATGTCATATTGGGCCTCCATTAGTTCAGTGTTTAAGTTTTACGTCTTCCTGTATGAACTCTTTTGATTTGCGGGTGGATGCAGCCCATTTAGAACTGGTGTCTTCAATGATGATTGGGCTGATCAAGTTATCCATGACTCTGAAATGCAGTATGAAGAAGGTCCTAACACTCTCAAGTATCAATCTTCGCTTCTATTTTGTATCTTTACGCCTCTTTTGTTGTATTGCACCAatctttagttatttattttaacttcTGCACATGCAATTTTAAATATTACAATTTGATAAAATCATTTAGTcacaaatttaagaagtttaaggTAGCTGTACTTGTGCACCATAGGTGTTAGGCTATTTGCCAACTTAATGGCTCGTGATTTTTCATATATGTTCACAAAGTCACAAACACTGCAGGATCTTTTCCTGTGTGGTCTACTCCTGAATGTGCTCATCTATTAGGTAGCgtttattttgaaatattatgATAGAGACCGAGAGATTGagatttagtattatatttattgtctcagagattgatattaaaatttgtctctgtccctaaaattttagtatttcaataCTTTTAAAGAGTGAGGACAtaggagactgaaatttttagaaacagagactaaaattttaataacattttatacctaaaataccctcattttaattaattaattccaatttaaccttttgtacaaattaaattagaatttcattcttgttttaatttctatctcccactttgcaccaaacagaatactgagatttatttctcttagtctctgtctctcaatccTAGTCTTTCAGTCTCTCCATCAAACACTATCatatatatctctaattttacaatcaaaatgtgtcacatgtcactcttttattgtaattggaatcaaatcttttcctccaaaattaaagaattttcctctctcactaattttacaatcaaaatgtgtcacatgtcactatttcattgtaattgaaatgaaatctttccctccaaaattaaagaattcttccttcgtctttactaattttacaaccaaaatgagccatatgtcactccctcattgcaattgaaatcaaatatttttttccaaaattaaagagttctccctTCTTCCCTAttcctttctctatttctctcattcTTTCAACCACTCTATccattttatatatcattatcaatatcaatgactaattactaatttgacaatcaaaatgtgcaacatgacattctttaattgtattaaaattaaaattgaaatattaaaattgaaattaaaatatacctatattatatatcatatattactatctaatttaataatcaaatgcgtcacatgacactctcttattaaaattaagaagaaatattttttttttaaattaataaactcccttcctaaattctctcatctacatctctctatttttctatttctctctactgtttttactctatatataatttatattttatattagtaatttgacaaatcaaaatatgtcatccgatatttttttacaattaaaataaatttttttcttccaaaattaacaaactctcactctcactcttattcttcatctttatctttttctttcttttctctcattctctatttttttctatttttctcttctacggaaaacaaaattaacaaaataatataatttaaataaaaatattattattattgttattatatacataattttttagttttttaattagttttaaattttcactccttattattttaatctatattttcatttctcttctttcaaatatttattacatataatttggagagaatactaatgttataattaaaagttagaatcaagatttaattgttttaaaaaaattaattttgaattaattttataactatcaggataatttttttatgttaatatctaattataattttatatacatagagagaaaaatattatttttaaatagcaagtataaaaattaattatttctatgtGTACAACAGACTTAAcagttaacacctaattaaatgtaaaagtatacaagttaaattgttttaaattttaaataacgaatgttaaaattaattattaataaaaaaattagactttttcatataaaaataataactaaaaatcttattatttgattttttatctacagataCCTTGGTCTTTTTAGTCATAGACTTTTGTCAACCTACtacttttttttgtaaaagtagtttgattttataaatctttttgtGCTATACATAATCTATATTATTAGAACAAAGTGgagcataattttaaaaaatttatatttccgtAATATTATTACGGGTAAAAATACTAATCAATTTCTATATATAAGGTCAAGATTGAACATGATTTCCAACATTTGGTTTATTTCATTGTGTATTGGTCTTGATAAATgctttttgttaatttttggtGAAGTTCAGTGAAACTTGATATTAAGTTAGCTAAAAATGTAATCACCCTAGCATCTTGTGTTTGATTAGTCACAACTCAATTTGGCATTCATTAAGCTTAAAGTTGATCTTTAATGATTGCTATCTTAACAATAGGACCAAAGGATTGGCCTTATGATGTTATACACTCAGTGTTTAGGTTGTTTCTCCTCCCGTGATAGTTCTAATTCTAGTGAAGAAGATTTGGATAAAAACAAAATGTAACAACATGAACATGAAAATGGATTTGACACTTGAGGACTTTTCCAACACCTTCAAGCAATATATAATGATCTTGCAGATACCCAAGGtgctttttatttactaaaatcaaACTTTTTTATGAGCCAATGTTCATGAGTTTATATTCTAGTTTCCTCTTATTTCGACGCTAACACCCAATATTTTATTGACAGACTTGTCAACATATCTCAAACACTGTAGGGATGCTGTCTTTGCTGGGAATTACGAAGAAGAAAAGATGATAGAATACTTATGGAACTTTTATATGAATGAAAAGGTAATTAAAAGCTTTTTGTTTTAGCACACACAAGCTTTAGAATTAGATTATGTCGTAACCACTTTCAACTTCGTTCTTCTTTCAACTTCGTTcctcttctttctcacttttcatCAAATGCGAGTATATTTGCATTGTCATTGTCAACTCGTGTCTATCTACCATCTAATGTGAAGTGTTTTGAATTGTTTGTCCTTGTTTGCTAGCTACATTGTGATGAATAATTCATTCTAAAATCAATTCTTATTCAATGATATTTTGTATATCAGGTGCCTTGGACTATGTTGTTCATGCTGATTATGCATGTTGAAGACTTGCTCGGTTAGAGGAACAGATCCATGAATGCTTGCAATTGAAATCAGATAAAATTTCTTGCAAGTTCTGCACTGATGTACTTGGACTGTCAGGTTTGGATATTTgagaattaattctttattaCCGTGCAGAGGTATTAAGTTAGGATGTTAGATCAAAACTTGTCTATAGTTTTCCAAATTAAAGTGAGATTAGTCCATTAATAGTGCAGTTTTTTGTGTTGTGCTGGCGAAATCAGTACACTGCAACTTAGATTGTGTTTGTtcatgtcaaaaaacaatgaagactcaaatacaaatatatacataatacaaTTTATTTAGTTGTTAAAACACTAATAAAAAGATATAAACTCAATTATAATTTAGAACCAACTTTATCCCTAATAAGGAGGAAGTTGCTGGCAGTGAAAGTGATAAGAGTAAAAAATAGAGTTTTTAAAAggacaaaattataataaaaatcagtGTTTTATGTCTAGAGTAGAGGGCAGAGGTGTTTATCCCCTTTTCTACATCTACCACTCTTACCTGATCTAAGCTTTGACCAAACTACTAGGCCTACACCACCAAAATGTTGTTTTACTACTCTCAATAATTATAGTACGGCATTAACTTATTGTTTTCCTTCCCTTTTCATTTCAAGTACCacctaattttatattattaatcagATAAAAacatttcattttgtttgttaaAATATTTAACAACCAAGTCGTAATTTATACTTTTTGTTGCACGTGAGCTTTGATTAGTTAGTATTTAACTTCCCATTAACATGAAAATGGCCACATTTTTACTTAGTTTGCCTTTACGTTACCTTTCATATAATATTAAAGTTgtaatattaaagaaaaaaaaaagaataaaacttgttttatttaaatatttattaattcaaTTAATGAATGTTAGATAAATCAAAATCTGACTACTTTCAGTGAAATTTTTGTTGTTATCAAATGTTTCTATTGTaatattactttttataatttatttttgtgttgaattttaTAACTGATAAACAAGAAGTAAAATCAAGGATGACACCTAAAAATATCTCATCACCCATTTCGTTTTCCAATGTGAATCCACTTTAGAGAGCCATTGTTCTTTGGGCTGAAGCTTATGTTTTTATGACATTGAGATGGGCTAAATTCATATATACAAAACAGAACAAAATCAAAGATCTGGtcccaatttaatttaaaaaaaaaaaaacaaagaataagaaTAACAGAGAAGGAAAttcaaaagaaaagtaaaagataaCTAGGTCCACTAACAGAGACAAAGCTACGAAAAATAGCATTAATTCTTCAGTGGTCCATTCTCTGGAAAACTGTTATCTTATACCAAccttaaaagtaaaattaattgaGTGACgcaacatttaaaaatatatattaatataatataatataataaaactgcacaaaaatttaaaagagaggATACCCCGTGGCAGTTTTACTGGCATAATCACAATTTTTTAACCATATCAAACTTACAACTGAATTCATCAATTATTAATTAAAGACTAATATAAGTAGCTTTATCGATTATCTTGTAGGGGATATCATTATTGCTGATTAAAAAGCAATGAGTTGGCACCTAATCAATTTTCCGAACTCATGATAAACGTAATAATTTGTGTTTGAATAAAAAGGATTTCTGAGTTTTTTTTCTCTTGAAGattctattaattaattaacacttCAAAGTTGCAACGCAATTTGCTTAATTAGGTTATCTAGAATTCAATGACAGATATTAATAAATTATGTGATCTTTGCCTTTAAAAAATGACATAATCTTTATCTAATTCTAACaatctaattaaattttaaaaacaaaaggaaacaaaCAAATCTTGCCGCATCATTGAACCAACCCGATATGGAAAGGTGGCAGATTTAGTTTTCAGCACTTCGTCCGTTACTTTCCAAAttccattaattaattaattagtcgaAGCATGCTGCTTGCCTTCTAAGCATagacagaaaaaaaaattaaaataaaaacatcaataataataatgatccATACGGATGAacagtaatatttaaaaaataataaaaaatcaactcaaatattataaaattattttattaattattttaataataaatattatgttatataagCTAATTTTAGACATTTCCTTTAATATTATTTTCGGCAATGTCGTTATTCTCCTTCCcccgtttttattttatttttggaaaatagGATAATGGTTGTTCCTTTCGTATACAAACAAAATGGCACTAACGCTTTCAAgaataaaactaagataagaagAGACGACCAAATTAAATGACATGGGGTTAATGTCATTTTCCATATGATTAATGGGAGAGAAAGAGTAACGCGcatgataaaaacaaaattaagagttattaataataatgaagAGGTTAGAGTTATACTTATACCTGATGCAGCAAACGCgtgaggaagaaagtgaagaaggcAGAAGCATTATCTGTTTGCAAAAGTAGCAGATCCCCATAAATGAATAAAGACAAAAATTGATAAAGCCTTTGTGTTGGACAAAGCGGTATGGGCATTTTGGGAGGTGCATGCTTCAAGCAAATCAGTAGTAGATGAAATTCATTATTACACTACTGTACTAATGTTTCAAAATTACCCTATCTaccacctccaccaccaccatcactatgCAGCTGAAGAAATTCATCTATATTTAATTTCTTAGACTATGAACAGCAAAATAAACATTATGACATAatgataatagtaataataattaagTGGATTATATTCTCCTATAGCCTTAGCCACattaagaagagaaaagagaaagaaagaggggaAGGAGTACTAGTAGTAAACAAAAATGATAATAAATGCTAATTAAGTTTTTCTCGGCAGAGAGATAAGAAGATTAAGATGACAAGGCATTGATAGGAACATGAGAAACAACATTATTGATATCtccattcttattattattactaccatCAGCAGCAGCAGTAGCATTGATTTTCTGATCATGATCATTGATGTGGTTGTTTCCAGCAGCagcaggaggaggaagaggaggttcGGAAGAAGAGGATCTCTTCTTGttgaaagtgttcttgttattgtgcATCCAAACCTTGAAGACACCTCTAGGGACACCAATGTCATTACAAAACTCCTGAACAAGAGAATCATCACCTTTGTTGTTCATTCTCCAACCTAATTTCTCAGAGAATCTGTACATCTTCTCCTTCTGTTCTTGGCTGAACTTGGTTCTGTACCTCTTGTTCTTACTGCTATTACTATTACTGCCGCCACTGTTGGCGTTGAGAACCACAGGGGAgaagttgttgctgttgttgaagGAGTTTCGGTGAAGGTGTTGGTGCTCGTGATCTGAAGGAACTGCAGAATACGCGGTGCCTAAAGCTAAGAGCATGTGCGGCGCGGAGGAGTGGTAAGAACCTGGtgctgatggtggtggtggtggtggcacgTGAGACAGTGGTGGCGGTGAAGAAGGGCTTGACATCGGGCTAGGGCTCTGGCTTGGGCTTGAGCTTTGGCTTGGGCTTGTACTTTGGCTCATGCCGCGATGAGGGAGTGGTTGCGGCGGCGCCGGTGGGGGTGCAGTGGTGGTGCCGGTGGACGGGGAGTAGAAGCAGTTTAAAAAGGTGGGGGTGGTGGTGCTGGAAGGCTCTGGAGGGTCACGGCGGTGGAAGTTGCGATGGCAGCCGCAGGCGGCGCACTTGAGGGAGCGAGGGTCGGTGGGGTTGGTGGAGGAGGAAGGCATGAACTCGCCGCAACCGTCAAGTGCATGGCCACCTATGCTGGCGGCGTGGTTCTTGAGACATTCTTTGTAGGAAATAACCGCCATGGACGGCGGAGAAGGCCTGGTGGTGGACTGGTGGcggtggtggttgttgttgtgtGTGCCGTTGGTTAAAGATAGTGACTTTagggtgttggtgttggtgggtTGGGTTGGTGGTGGGGTTTTAGTATCTGAATCTAAGGTGTGGGTATTGTTTGAGGTCAAGTCCATGTCTGAAAAgctatgaatatatatatatagagagagagaaacagaaagataaaaaagagaaaaaaaatgtgtttttgaAGAGACACGGAGAGAcagaaaattagattttttttctttttacaggtTTAAACTTTTAACCAATCTATTTTATGAAGGATGAATATATTGCAGGGTTGAAACTTGAAAGGGGAGAAGAAAGAGATgactaaaattaaacaaaaaaacaaaGCAGGAAAAAGGGCTAAAGGGGGGTTAAGGGTTTTTTCTTTCGGGAAAATGATGATTATGGAAGGAGGGGAAAGGAGAAGGAGGGTGGTGGTGATGATGGTTATTATAGTGAAGTGATGacaaaatctgaggttttatgaaggaatAGAGGGATACAGCCATGTATTGTTAAAAGAGAAGGGGGGTCCCAAAATCTCAACCACTAATGATTtgagaagagaacacaaaacaaAAGAGAACAATTAAACATGATGCTTTTGGGATGCAAAGTAGAGAAAATCTAAATTGAGGTTTTGGAAACATCTTTATGAGTGGTATGTAAGTATATGGTTAGTGGAGATAATATAGGAGATTTGTGTAACTATTGTTGTCAATTGCCATATCAAGTCATTCATGGGTGCTAAAATTGAATCTTGATTATCCATCATCACCTTATTAATAATTACACTGTATGTGTAACTTATTTTTTGGGTTTGGTTTCCGTTTCTCTCTGCTGCTCCTGCTGCTGCTCCTCTTACAATCACATGTGTTAGTTGAGTGCAATAAATTTGTCTGAAAATATTAGGCAAGAATATATTCGATGAGGTCACTGATTCACACAAGAGGCAGTGTCTCTCCTGCAGATGAGTCTTAAAGCCTGTATCTATGTGCTCATTGTCCACGTGGTGCTATTTTACTGGATGCAAATTCATCTATTATTCATTTTTCCTCATAATAATACTAATATATTTCAACTtaacttatttaaattttaaaatgtcttcaaaataatttattttaaaaagggtATTATGAAATTTTGAACCATAATGATATTATCATGCTAATGTTTTACTCACATTCATAACTAAAtaaatcccgccttgtgcatgcagcaacccattggccagcggcaaacccttaaatggagctcagtaccgcgacggattagtccttgacctgtcgggttgggggataccgtgggaaaccaaaaaaaaaaaataatttattatatggaTATATAGTTAAATCAAGAATAAGTTAGTAGAAATTTGAAGAAGTCACATAAAAAATGTGTGTACCTTTGGACTATGATCATCATAATTGATAACAAGTCTTGTTACAGCATAGTACCAAAAGACCATTTGAGCCCAGCTGGCTCTACTGGAATTTGGTTTCTTTCTCTGCTAACATACCGCTTTGCTGCTCCTTCCCAACAAAACCTTACCTCAATATATTCATTTCTTCACTCACCTTATCAATTCTTTTCATGGAGATTCCAGACATTATACTTTGGTTTTGTACAGTCTTCCATATatttaagttttgaattttatCAAGCATGGGATGAATCAGACGTGTACAATGTAATGTGCTGGCCATTTTTAATAACATGGAATGAAATTATCCCAAGTAGCATGATCCTATTTTTTTGGCACATGAATATTATAAGGTAGGGTAATCTAACTTCATTCAATTTagtatatatatgttttaaattataaaagagaaaagtttttaggctgattttttttaatatgaaaaaaatattggtaTTTTTGTTAAGAATGGGATTATTTGGTGTAATGATAGGTAGGTGGATTTTGCAGGTAGAAAGTCAGCACATGGGGGCGTGTTGGACAGGTGGCAACATCTTGACCAACATGTGGGAGGCGTGTTGGACATGTGGCAGCATCTTAACCAACACGTGGGGGCGTGTTGAATGACTTCCACAATactgtaatacacttcaaatatcaatattcaaccaaaacaccaTCTCTATTTCcatatcaaaaataatttctgaagtTTCTACTTTCTACATTGTTGTACCAAAACTTCAGAAaaaaaatatgacaaataataTCATCTAATGCTACGAAAATAATAAGTAATGAATTTATGCTCTTTATAAGCAACATTACAACTTGaatttcaaatatatattttctaaatttataatatgaatataaaaaatggTTAAATAATGCTGATAATTTAATTAAGATGTTTGGAACATAAATTGAAATTATTGGTATATAGTTACATAGCTTTACCCATAAAGGAAAAGACAACAATCCTGAGAGAACAAAGTAATAAACATGTACACAAATTGGCTGGAAAAggaaataaacagaaaataagcaTGGAAACGCACGCAAAAAAAGTTAGTATAAAGTACTTGTTCTTGCACTATTATGTCATTAATTTGATCCATCACTTGTTATTAACCGATATGGACATTGATGGAGCAGTCTCTATAGTGATCTGAGTAATTAGCAATTAGGACTTGGCTTAGCTacttgatcatcatcatcatcatcatcatcatcatcatctagatcTGTATTAAGTAGTGTTAGGCATTTCCCTCAGTTTGTTGTTGCGGCCGACAATATGCGTGGACATGAAAGGGACTTGTATTTCGGAAATGTACCAAAAACCTTATTACTATCTTGCTTTGTGAATATTAATGCTTACTTGCTCAGCTTTTGTCCCACCCCTCTCTAAGAATTCTATTGTTAGAAGGGTCATTTGTTGcttcaaattaataataatttcataataaaattcactATAACCCTAGTCGCTAATTAAGATTACTGCTCATGATGAGAGCATCAGGTAGTTCTTAAACCAAATTAAAGCTGCTTccttaatcaacaataatttgtgCTAGCTTATTTTATTTCCTCATACAGGGAAAGGAGGTAATGACAATGCCCTCtcaaacttcaattttttttttctataaattatatataagtttagtttttttctttaatttattttaatatttttttattgcgaAATTTAATATTTAGTCTCTCCTTAAAATACTTTCGTCCGTGTTTTATTTGGAGTCTATGTTCGAGAGCGCAGGCTTGCTAATAGCGAAGTTTCTAGAAGGCCACCACTTTAATGATTCACCCATTTTAtaaactatttattttttatttttgctaatgtgaaactaatttttgtttataatttttacACTTGTTATTTAACATTTgtaaataactaataaaattttaaattttgttatataaattttgatactACGAAAGCACTACTTATCACAAATGTTTAAGTaattaaatatagaaaaatatgaattattatatatgtaccAACCATATCATCAAACGACGCATTTAATTTGGAACCCTAATCTTGCCTTTTATTATTGGTAATGTGGACGTTAATTCACATACTAATATGACAAATAATGTCAGGTCAGTAGCTGCAAATTCGTTACTCTATTCATAGATCGAATTAATGTGACAAATAATGAACAACAACCTATAACAAGAAAAAATCTGATCTATCAATTATTATTCGAAGAATATGCTTACATGTTTATCATGTGAACACAATTGAATTAAGTGTATATATGGCATTTCATGATTTTACTGTGAAACTAATCTTATGGTGAagatgattttt
This genomic window contains:
- the LOC112734088 gene encoding zinc-finger homeodomain protein 9; this translates as MDLTSNNTHTLDSDTKTPPPTQPTNTNTLKSLSLTNGTHNNNHHRHQSTTRPSPPSMAVISYKECLKNHAASIGGHALDGCGEFMPSSSTNPTDPRSLKCAACGCHRNFHRRDPPEPSSTTTPTFLNCFYSPSTGTTTAPPPAPPQPLPHRGMSQSTSPSQSSSPSQSPSPMSSPSSPPPLSHVPPPPPPSAPGSYHSSAPHMLLALGTAYSAVPSDHEHQHLHRNSFNNSNNFSPVVLNANSGGSNSNSSKNKRYRTKFSQEQKEKMYRFSEKLGWRMNNKGDDSLVQEFCNDIGVPRGVFKVWMHNNKNTFNKKRSSSSEPPLPPPAAAGNNHINDHDQKINATAAADGSNNNKNGDINNVVSHVPINALSS